One Pectobacterium cacticida genomic window, CTTTTCCGCATCGAAGTGCCGGAAATTGGCGAAGAGGTTATCGAAATTAAAGCTGCGGCACGTGACCCTGGGTCCCGAGCAAAAATTGCAGTGAAGACGAATGACAAGCGTATCGATCCTGTTGGTGCCTGTGTCGGTATGCGCGGTGCGCGTGTGCAAGCGGTTTCCAGCGAGCTGGGTGGTGAGCGTATCGATATTATTCTATGGGATGATAACCCTGCGCAATTTGTCATCAACGCAATGGCGCCTGCCGATGTGGTATCGATTGTGGTTGATGAAGATTCCTGCACAATGGACATCGCCGTGGAATCGAGCAATCTGGCTCAGGCAATTGGTCGTAACGGGCAAAACGTACGTTTGGCTTCTCAACTGCTGAAACAGCATCGTTCAGACGACCGTTGGGAACTGAACGTGATGACAGTGGAAGATCTTCAAGCTAAGCATCAGGCCGAAGCGCATGCTGCAATCGACGTCTTTACCAAGCACCTTGATATTGATGAAGAGTTTGCCACAGTGTTGGTTGAAGAGGGTTTCTCTTCACTTGAAGAACTGGCCTATGTACCAATCAAGGAATTGCTAGCTATTGAAGGACTTGATGAAGAAACCGTCGAGGTATTGCGAGAACGAGCGAAAGCGGCACTAACCACGTTGGCGCTGGCGCATGAGGAAAGTTTTGGTGACGGTCAACCCACAGAAGATCTGCTTAGCTTGCCTGGGCTATCGCGAGAGTTGGCGTTCAAGCTTGCGGCGATCGGTGTTTGTACGCTGGAAGATCTTGCTGAACAGGGCGTTGACGACCTGACAGACATTGAAGAACTCAATGATGAGAAAGCGGGTGAATTGATTATGGCCGCGCGCAATATCTGTTGGTTTGGCAACGACAACGAATAATGAACTGTAGCAGGAAAGGAACAGCATGACAGAAGTAACCGTAAAATCGCTGGCCGCAGAGATCCAGACTCCGGTTGACCGCCTGATACAACAGTTTGCTGATGCGGGAATAACCAAGTCCGAATCAGACTCTGTGACTCAGCATGAAAAAGAAACATTATTGGCACATTTGAACCGCGATCGCGGTAATGCGCCAAGTAAGTTGACGTTGCAGCGCAAAACGCGTAGCACGTTAAGCGTTCCTAGCACTGGCGGAAAAAGTAAGTCGGTGCAGATCGAAGTCCGCAAGACACGCACTTATGTAAAACGCGATCCTATTGATGCCGAACAGGCTGAAAGGGAAGAGCAGGCACGGCGTGAAGCGGAAGAACAGGCACAACGTGCCGCTGAAGAGCAAGCTAAACGCGAAGCTGCTGAGAAAGCGAAACGTGCTGCCGACGAGCAAGCCAAACGTGAAGCCGCTGAAAAAGCTAAGCGTGATGTAGCGGAAAAAGAAAAAGTGACGAACCAACAAAACGAAAATATGACTAAGCCAGCTCAGGCTGAGAAAGCGAAACGCGAAGCAGAAGCCGCAGAGCTTAAACGTAAAGCGGAAGAAACGGCGCGTCTTAAAGTTGAAGAAGAAGCCCGCCGTATTGCAGAAGAGGCCCGTCGTATGGCAGAAGAAAATGCCGGACGTTGGGAAGCGGAAAGCGCTAAACCAGAAGAGACGGCCGATTACCATGTGACGACGTCCCATCATGCCCGTGAAGCAGAAGATGAAAATGATCGCCAAGTTGAAGGCGAACGCCGTAGCCGTAGTCGTGCCGGTAAAGTAACCAAACAGAAGAAAGGAAATCGTCAGTCAGAATCCAAGGCCGATCGCGAAGAAGCGCGCGCGGTTACTCGTGGCGGTAAGGGAAAGCGCAAGCCGAGTTCCCTACAACAAAGTTTTAATAAGCCAGCGCAGGCGGTTAACCGCGATGTTGTGATTGGCGAGACCGTTACTGTCGCTGAGCTGGCTAACAAAATGGCCGTTAAAGGCTCTCAGGTCATCAAAGTAATGATGAAACTAGGCGCAATGGCAACGATCAACCAGGTTATTGATCAGGAAACGGCACAACTTGTGGCGGAGGAAATGGGCCATAAGGTTATTCTGCGACGTGAAAATGAGTTAGAAGAAGCGCTAATGAGCGATCGTGATATGGGCGTGGCGGCAGAATCCCGCGCACCAGTCGTTACTATCATGGGCCATGTCGATCACGGTAAAACGTCTTTGCTCGACTATATCCGCTCAACTAAGGTCGCAGCGGGTGAAGCGGGGGGCATTACCCAGCATATTGGTGCTTACCACGTAGAAACTGACAACGGTATGATTACGTTTCTGGATACCCCTGGGCATGCTGCGTTTACCGCAATGCGTGCTCGTGGTGCGCAGGCAACAGATATCGTCGTATTGGTTGTGGCGGCCGATGATGGCGTGATGCCTCAGACTATCGAAGCTATCCAGCACGCGAAGGCCGCTAAGGTCCCGGTGGTAGTCGCAGTCAACAAAATCGATAAGCCTGAGGCCGATCCCGATCGAGTGAAAACCGAGCTCTCTCAGTATGGCGTCATGCCGGAAGAGTGGGGCGGCGAGTCTCAGTTTGTCCATGTATCCGCTAAAGCCGGCACGGGCATTGACGAATTGCTGGATGCGATTCTGTTGCAGGCCGAAGTTCTGGAACTGAAGGCGGTCCATAGCGGCATGGCAAACGGTGTGGTTATCGAATCCTTCTTGGATAAAGGCCGTGGCCCGGTGGCAACGGTGCTGGTGCGTGAAGGTACGTTGCACAAAGGCGATATCGTGTTGTGTGGCTTTGAATATGGACGTGTTCGTGCAATGCGTGATGAGTTAGGCCGTGAAATCACGTCCGCAGGCCCTTCTATTCCTGTCGAAATTCTGGGGCTGTCCGGTGTTCCTGCCGCAGGCGATGAAGCGACGGTCGTGCGTGACGAGAAGAAAGCGCGCGAAGTCGCCTTATATCGCCAGGGTAAATTCCGTGAAGTCAAACTGGCGCGTCAGCAGAAATCTAAACTGGAAAACATGTTTGCCAACATGACGGAAGGTGAAGTTTCTGAACTGAATATCGTGCTGAAATCTGACGTTCAAGGTTCTTGTGAAGCGATTTCCGATTCCTTGCAGAAGCTGTCTACTGATGAAGTGAAAGTGAAGATTGTGGGCTCCGGTGTCGGTGGTATCACAGAAACGGACGCAACGCTGGCAGCCGCTTCGAATGCGATTATCCTTGGCTTTAATGTTCGTGCTGATGCGTCAGCACGCCGCATTGTTGAATCAGAAAACCTGGATCTGCGTTATTACTCCGTCATTTATGACTTGCTTGACGAAGTGAAACAGGCGATGAGCGGGATGTTAGCGCCTGAATACAAACAAGAGATCATCGGTCTGGCCGAAGTACGTGATGTCTTTAAATCGCCGAAATTTGGTGCCATCGCCGGTTGTATGGTGACGGAAGGTGTCGTTAAGCGCCACAATAAGATCCGTGTACTACGTGACAACGTCGTGATCTACGAAGGTGAGCTGGAGTCTTTACGCCGCTTCAAAGATGACGTTAACGAAGTTCGCAACGGCATGGAATGTGGCATTGGCGTGAAGAACTATAATGACGTTCGTCCTGGCGATGTGATCGAAGTGTTTGAAACGGTTGAGGTTAAACGTACGATCGCGTAATTCTTATTTGCGACAACGACGTAAGTAATTTGTAAGGGGGGCCTAGAGCCCCCCGATTTTTACTGGAGAATTTATCATGGCAAAAGAATTTAGCCGTACCCAGCGCGTTGCACAGGAAATGCAAAAAGAAATCGCCATTATCATTCAGCGTGAAGTGAAAGATCCGCGTATCGGTATGGCTACCGTATCCGGTGTAGAAGTTTCGCGCGATCTGGCGTATGCCAAAGTTTTTGTAACTTTTCTGAATGATAACGAGCCGGAACAAATTAAAACGGCGTTGAAAGCGTTGCAGGATGCGTCCGGCTTTATTCGTACCCTGGTTGGTAAGGCGATGCGACTGCGTGTTGTCCCAGCGCTAACCTTCTCCTACGACAACTCGTTGGTTGAAGGGATGAGAATGTCCAATCTGGTGACCAATGTGGTCAGAAATGATTCGGAACGTCGTGCTATTACGGGCGAAGATCGGGAGGATTAATGAGTCGTCCTCGTCGCCGTGGCCGTGATGTTCACGGCGTATTGTTATTAGACAAGCCGCAAGGTGCGTCATCCAATGATGTTTTGCAGAAGGTAAAGCGGATATTTAACGCTAACAGAGCGGGCCATACGGGAGCGTTAGATCCGCTAGCAACCGGTATGTTGCCGATTTGCCTTGGGGAAGCGACGAAATTTTCCCAATACCTGCTGGATTCAGATAAACGCTACCGTGTGATTGCACGTTTGGGACAGCGAACCGACACCTCTGATGCCGATGGCAACGTAATTGAAGAACGGGCGATAGGTTTTTCTGCAACGGAACTGGAGCAGGCGCTGGAGAGTTTTCGTGGCACTACACAGCAAGTACCCTCTATGTATTCGGCGCTAAAATATCAAGGGCGCAAGCTGTATGAGTATGCGCGTCAGGGGCTGACCGTACCGCGCGAGGCGCGTGAAATCACCGTTTACGAACTGCAATTCATTCGCTGGGAAGGTGATGAGTTGGAGCTGGAGATTCATTGCTCAAAAGGCACGTACATCCGCACTATTATTGATGATTTGGGTGAAAAGCTAGGCTGTGGCGCGCATGTGATTTACCTGCGCCGTTTACAGGTTGCCACGTATCCTATTGAAAGAATGGTAACGCTGGAGCAACTGGCCACATTGGTCGAGCAGGCTCAGGCGCAAGAGCTCTCGCCTTCACTGAGTCTCGATTCGCTGCTCATGCCAATGGAGAGTCCGGTCATAGCTTTTCCTGAAGTGAATTTGATACCCGTTGTCGCAAGCTATCTTAAGCAAGGGCAGCCTGTTCAGGCGGCGGGTGCGCCGCGTGCCGGGATGGTGAGGATCACCGAAGGTGATGAGCACAAGTTCATCGGCATGGGTGAAATTGATAGCGATGGTCGCGTTGCGCCAAGACGCCTGGTCGTTGAATATCCGGCCTAGCCTCGCTCGTCGCTTTCTTGCTATCGTCGAATGCTGAGGGTAGAATGACGCGGCTTGACTATTGGGTGGCTGAATTAGAGATCGGCGCCTGTTTTTTTATCTATAATGTTGGAGTATTACCATGTCTCTAAGTGTTGAAGCGAAAGCTAAAATCGTAGCAGACTTCGGTCGTGACGCTAACGATAGCGGTTCTACTGAAGTTCAGGTTGCGTTGTTGACCGCGCAGATAAATCATCTGCAAGGGCACTTCGCCGAGCATAAAAAAGATCACCACAGCCGTCGTGGTCTGCTGCGTATGGTTTCTCAGCGTCGTAAGCTGCTGGACTACCTGAAGCGTAAAGATGTCGCGCGTTACACCAGCCTGATCGAGCGTCTGGGCCTGCGTCGCTAAGTCTTCTGAGTTTTAGTAGGAAGGGGCCTCTTTTGGCCCCTTTCTTCTAGGAAGCGTTAGCAAAACAGAGTAGTGTATTGTTGTTAATATGATCTTTCATTACAGAGATTCGCGCGACTAATGAGAGGCTTTATCTGCATAAGCAAGATAAGGGTTGTCATTAGTCGTGAGGATGTAGTGTAAGGGTCGAGAGTTCATTGACGTGCTTATCTTGAAGAGGTGTAGCACGCCCTAGTTAAGGATCCTATTTTGTTAAATCCGATCGTTCGTAAATTTCAATATGGCCAGAATACTGTCACGTTAGAGACGGGTATGATGGCACGCCAGGCTACCGCCGCTGTGATGGTAAGCATGGATGATACCGCGGTATTCGTTACCGTGGTCGGCGCGAAAAACGCCAAACCCGGCCAAAATTTCTTCCCATTAACGGTTAACTATCAGGAGCGTACCTACGCTGCCGGACGTTTCCCTGGTGGTTTTTTCCGTCGTGAAGGCCGTCCAAGCGAAGGCGAAACGCTGATTTCTCGTCTTATTGACCGTCCTATCCGCCCCCTGTTCCCAGAGGGTTTCCTGAATGAAGTTCAGGTGATTGCGACCGTTGTTTCCGTTAACCCACAGGTTAACCCTGACATCGTTGCCATGATTGGTGCCTCTGCGGCGCTGAGCTTATCAGGAATTCCTTTTAACGGTCCTATCGGTGCCGCACGTGTTGGTTATTTGAATGACCAATATGTCCTGAACCCAACAACAGATGAACTGAAAGAAAGCCGTCTAGATTTGGTCGTCGCGGGTACAGAGGGCGCGGTTCTGATGGTGGAATCCGAAGCTGATCTGTTGAGTGAAGATCAGATGCTAGGCGCGGTAGTGTTTGGTCACGATCAGCAGCAGGTTGTTATTGAAAATATTAATGCTTTGGTTGCCGAAGCGGGTAAGCCGAAGTGGGAATGGCATGCGCCTGAGGTCAATGTTGCTTTAGAACAGCGTGTGCAAGCTCTATCTGAAGCTCGTTTGGGTGACGCGTATCGCATTACTGAAAAACAAGAGCGCTATGCGCAAGTTGACGCCATTAAAGATGATGTCGTTGCCGCTTTGCAAGCTGAAGATGAAACTTTGGATGCAAGCGAGATTCTGGAAATCTTAGGTAACATCGAGAAAAACGTGGTACGTAGCCGCGTGCTGGCAGGCGAACCGCGTATTGATGGCCGTGAAAAAGACATGATACGTGGTCTGGATATACGCACCGGCGTACTGCCCCGTACTCACGGTTCCGCGTTGTTCACCCGCGGTGAAACGCAGGCGTTAGTTACAGCAACGCTGGGTACGGAGCGCGACGCACAGACTATTGATGAGCTGACCGGAGAACGTACCGATCGCTTCCTGTTACACTATAATTTTCCTCCCTACTCTGTTGGTGAAACGGGAATGGTGGGTTCACCAAAGCGTCGCGAAATAGGGCATGGTCGCCTAGCCAAGCGTGGCGTGCTGGCCGTCATGCCTAAAGCGAGCGAATTCCCGTACACCGTACGTGTTGTATCTGAAATCACGGAATCTAATGGATCTTCTTCGATGGCATCTGTCTGCGGTGCTTCTCTGGCTCTGATGGACGCTGGGGTTCCGATTAAGTCAGCCGTTGCCGGGATCGCAATGGGGTTAGTGAAAGAAGGCGATAACTTTGTTGTTCTGTCCGATATTCTGGGTGATGAAGACCATCTGGGCGATATGGACTTCAAAGTTGCTGGCAGCCGTGAAGGTATTACCGCGTTACAAATGGATATCAAGATTGAGGGGATTACCCGTGAGATTATGCAGGTAGCGCTAAATCAGGCCAAAGGTGCACGTTTGCACATTCTGGGTGTGATGGAGCAGGCTATCAGCATTCCACGTGGCGATATTTCTGAGTTCGCCCCGCGTATTCATACCCTCAAAATTAGCACCGACAAGATCAAAGACGTAATCGGTAAAGGTGGTTCGGTGATTCGTGCGTTGACGGAAGAAACGGGCACAACCATTGAAATTGAAGATGATGGTACGGTGAAGATCGCTTCTACGGATGGCGAGAAAGCGAAGCATGCGATTCGTCGAATTGAAGAGATTACCGCTGAAATTGAAGTTGGCCGCGTGTATCAGGGTAAAGTGACTCGTATTGTCGATTTTGGTGCTTTTGTGGCTATTGGCGGCGGTAAAGAAGGTCTGGTACATATTTCTCAGATTGCCGATAAGCGTGTAGAAAAAGTGACCGACTATTTACAGATGGGTCAGGAAGTCTCTGTCAAGGTGATGGAAGTTGACCGTCAAGGCCGCGTGCGCTTAAGTATCAAGGAAGCCACAGTGCAAACCCAGGATGCGGCAGCAGCTGCTTCCGGAGAATAACACTGTTAAATAACAGCCCTATGGCGCTCCGCTTGATGTTTATGACGAAGCGCTGCATCTATCGTAAGGATATGGATGTTCTTACGCTTAGCGGTCCGGGACAGGATGTTCATCCAATGTTTGTCTTCGGGAGTGGGAAATGAAGCCTTTCTTGCGCTGGTGTTATGTTGCAACAGCACTCATGCTGGCAGGATGCAGCAACACGGATTGGCGTAAAGACGCAGTATTGGCGATTCCGTTACAGCCGACTTTGCAGCAGGAAGTTATTCTGGCCCGCATGGAACAAATCCTTGCTAGCCGGGCGCTGACTGATGATGAGCGAGCGCAGCTATTATATGAGCGCGGAGTGTTGTATGATAGCATCGGGTTGCGGGCTTTAGCGCGAAATGATTTTTCACAAGCACTAACGATCCGCCCTGATATTCCAGAAGTTTTTAACTATCTGGGTATTTATTTTACGCAGGCAGGCAATTTTGATGCTGCCTATGAAGCGTTTGATTCTGTACTAGAGCTTGATCCAACTTACAATTACGCGCGTTTAAACCGGGGCATCGCTTTGTATTATGGTGGTCGCTACCTGTTGGCGCAGGATGATCTGCTGGCGTTTTATCGAGACGATCCGAATGATCCTTTCCGTTCGTTGTGGCTGTATCTTGTGGAGCGAGAGATCAATCCAGATGCGGCTGTAAAGGCGTTAAATAAACGCTATCACGATGCTAAGAAAGGACCTTGGGGCTGGAATATTGTCGAATTCTACCTGGACAGTATCAGTGAGAAAACACTGATGCAACGTTTGCAGGAAGAGGCTACGGATAACACTTCGCTCGCTGAGCATCTCAGTGAAACTGACTTCTATTTAGGTAAGCACTACCTAAGTCTGGGGGACAAGGACACCGCTTTGGCGCTGTTCAAGCTGACGGTTGCTAACAACGTTCATAATTTCGTTGAGCACCGCTATGCATTGTTGGAATTGGCGCTATTAGGCCAAGAGCAAGACGACCTATCAGGATCGGACCAGCAATAGCTGACGAACATATCATCAGCCTGAAAAACTTCGGTATCACCTTTGCAGGTGGTGGCTTTTCTGTTCGCTTTTTAATCCAATTTGAGCCGGTTCACACTTTTCAATGAAAATGACTGAAAATTTTCACGATGAGTTATGTAGACTGGCCGCCATGTTTAATGAGGCACGTGTACATGACTGATTTACTTACTTCTTTTTCCGATTTGGGGCTGTCTGCTCCGATTATTAATGCCCTGACCGATCTGGGCTATGAAAAACCATCGCCGATTCAGGCTGAATGTATTCCCCACCTGCTGAACGGTCGCGATGTGCTGGGTATGGCGCAGACCGGCAGTGGTAAAACTGCGGCTTTTGCTCTGCCGTTACTCAATAATTTAAAACCTGAGTTAAAAGCACCGCAGATGCTGGTGTTGGCTCCAACCCGAGAGTTGGCTGTTCAGGTTGCTGAAGCCTGTAATGATTTTGCCAAACATATGCACGGCGTTAACGTTGTTGCCTTGTACGGCGGCCAGCGGTATGACGTTCAACTACGGGCGTTGCGTGGCGGTGCTCAAATTGTTGTAGGTACGCCGGGTCGTCTGCTGGATCATTTGAAGCGCGGAACGCTTGATCTATCTCATCTGAGCGGTTTGGTGCTGGATGAAGCTGATGAAATGTTGCGGATGGGCTTCATCGAAGATGTTGAAAATATCATGGCCCAGATCCCCGCAGAGCATCAAACTGCGCTGTTTTCTGCGACCATGCCTGAAGCGATCCGTCGCATTACGCGCCGCTTTATGAGAGATCCGCAAGAAGTGCGTATCCAATCAAGCGTGACGACGCGTCCTGACATTAGCCAGAGCTACTGGACGGTGCAGGGCATGCGTAAAAACGAGGCGCTGGTTCGTTTCCTTGAGGCGGAAGATTTTGATGCGGCGATTATTTTCGTTCGTACTAAAAATGCGACGTTGGAAGTGGCCGAAGCGCTGGAACGTAGTGGTTATAACAGTGCTGCGCTGAACGGTGACATGAATCAGGCATTGCGTGAGCAAACGCTAGAGCGCCTGAAAGACGGTCGTCTTGACATCCTGATTGCGACCGACGTTGCGGCGCGTGGTTTAGATGTTGAACGTATTAGCCTGGTTGTGAACTATGATATTCCGATGGACGCCGAATCCTATGTCCATCGTATTGGTCGTACTGGGCGTGCGGGCCGCGCTGGTCGTGCCTTGTTGTTTGTAGAAAACCGTGAACGCCGCTTGCTACGCAACGTTGAACGCACAATGAAGCTGACGATTCCTGAAGTGGAATTACCGAATGCAGAATTGCTGGGTCAGCGCCGTCTGGCTAAATTTGCCGCGAAAGTACAACAGCAGTTGGAAAGTAGCGATTTGGATATGTACCGCGCGCTACTGACCAAGTTACAACCGCAGGAAGAGTTGGATATCGAGACGCTAGCGGCTGCGCTACTGAAGATGGCACAGGGTGAACGTCCTCTGATTCTGCCACCCGATCCGGTATTCCGTCCTCGCCGTGAGTTCCGCGAGCGTGATGATTCGCGCGGCGAACGTCGCCGCGATCCACGTGAAGCCCGTGATGGCGAGCGTCCGCAACGTCGCGAGCGTCGTGACGCTGGCGAAATGGAATTGTATCGCATCGAAGTAGGTCGTGATGACGGTGTTGAAGTTCGCCACATTGTTGGCGCTATCGCCAACGAAGGCGATATCAGCAGCCGTTACATTGGCAACATCAAACTGTTTGCGTCTCACTCGACTATTGAATTGCCGAAAGGGATGCCAGGTGATCTGCTGTCACACTTTACTCGCACACGTATTTTGAATAAGCCAATGAACATGCAATTGTTGGGTGACGCAGTGCAACATCAGGAGCGCCGCGAACGTTCTGATAGCCGAGGCGGGCGTTCTTTCTCCGGCGGTGAACGCCGCGAAGGTGGACGTCGTTCATTTGGCGGGCAGGGTGATGCTCGTCGTGAAGGTCAACGCGCTCCGCGCCGTCGTCCTGCCGATGTTGGCCAATAAAAACATATTGGATAACAGGCATATTGGCCTATTTTAGGGCATATAAAACGGCTCACCGCGATCGGTGAGCCGTTTTTTTAGGGCGAAACAAAGCTAATCAACTCCGTTTTATTCGGCGCTTCTACTGTCCTCGCTCTTTAGCGCGAGGCGGAGGTCAGTTAACTGGGCCGTACGGATTAGCCAATCACGTCTTGGTAAATTTGCATGATCCGTTCGAAAGAGTCCTTTCGCGCCTGATGGTCAAAAATTTGTCCATTGATCATCACCTCGTCCGCCTCTGTTTCACGCAGTAGGCTCTGTAATCCATGGCGGACTTTCGTACTATCTCCGACAATCGACAGTCGTAATGCTTGCTCCGCGCTAAATTGTTCGGCAGCAGACCCCACCGTGTCGATATTTTCTACTGGGGCTGGCAGTGGGCCCGGCGCGCCCCGGCGCAGATTAATAAACTGTTGCTGGATGGAGGTAAAAAGGAAGCGCGCATCCCGATCGCTATCGGCGGCAATGACATTGACGCAAACCATCGCATACGGCGTAGTGTGGGTGGCGGACGGGATAAAGCTTTTACGATAGAGATGTAATGCCTCCAACAACATATCGGGAGCGAAATGTGCAGCAAAGGCAAATGGTAGCCCCAGCTTGGCGGCTAGT contains:
- the nusA gene encoding transcription termination factor NusA, whose product is MNKEILAVVEAVSNEKALPREKIFEALETALATATKKKYEQEIDVRVSIDRKTGDFDTFRRWLVVDEVTQPTREITLEAAQFEDPSLDIGGYVEDQIESVTFDRITTQTAKQVIVQKVREAERAMVVDQFHDQEGEIITGVVKKVNRDNISLEVRPNDGSNTSAEAVIGREDMLPRENFRPGDRIRGVLYSVRPEARGAQLFVSRSRPEMLVELFRIEVPEIGEEVIEIKAAARDPGSRAKIAVKTNDKRIDPVGACVGMRGARVQAVSSELGGERIDIILWDDNPAQFVINAMAPADVVSIVVDEDSCTMDIAVESSNLAQAIGRNGQNVRLASQLLKQHRSDDRWELNVMTVEDLQAKHQAEAHAAIDVFTKHLDIDEEFATVLVEEGFSSLEELAYVPIKELLAIEGLDEETVEVLRERAKAALTTLALAHEESFGDGQPTEDLLSLPGLSRELAFKLAAIGVCTLEDLAEQGVDDLTDIEELNDEKAGELIMAARNICWFGNDNE
- the infB gene encoding translation initiation factor IF-2 translates to MTEVTVKSLAAEIQTPVDRLIQQFADAGITKSESDSVTQHEKETLLAHLNRDRGNAPSKLTLQRKTRSTLSVPSTGGKSKSVQIEVRKTRTYVKRDPIDAEQAEREEQARREAEEQAQRAAEEQAKREAAEKAKRAADEQAKREAAEKAKRDVAEKEKVTNQQNENMTKPAQAEKAKREAEAAELKRKAEETARLKVEEEARRIAEEARRMAEENAGRWEAESAKPEETADYHVTTSHHAREAEDENDRQVEGERRSRSRAGKVTKQKKGNRQSESKADREEARAVTRGGKGKRKPSSLQQSFNKPAQAVNRDVVIGETVTVAELANKMAVKGSQVIKVMMKLGAMATINQVIDQETAQLVAEEMGHKVILRRENELEEALMSDRDMGVAAESRAPVVTIMGHVDHGKTSLLDYIRSTKVAAGEAGGITQHIGAYHVETDNGMITFLDTPGHAAFTAMRARGAQATDIVVLVVAADDGVMPQTIEAIQHAKAAKVPVVVAVNKIDKPEADPDRVKTELSQYGVMPEEWGGESQFVHVSAKAGTGIDELLDAILLQAEVLELKAVHSGMANGVVIESFLDKGRGPVATVLVREGTLHKGDIVLCGFEYGRVRAMRDELGREITSAGPSIPVEILGLSGVPAAGDEATVVRDEKKAREVALYRQGKFREVKLARQQKSKLENMFANMTEGEVSELNIVLKSDVQGSCEAISDSLQKLSTDEVKVKIVGSGVGGITETDATLAAASNAIILGFNVRADASARRIVESENLDLRYYSVIYDLLDEVKQAMSGMLAPEYKQEIIGLAEVRDVFKSPKFGAIAGCMVTEGVVKRHNKIRVLRDNVVIYEGELESLRRFKDDVNEVRNGMECGIGVKNYNDVRPGDVIEVFETVEVKRTIA
- the rbfA gene encoding 30S ribosome-binding factor RbfA, coding for MAKEFSRTQRVAQEMQKEIAIIIQREVKDPRIGMATVSGVEVSRDLAYAKVFVTFLNDNEPEQIKTALKALQDASGFIRTLVGKAMRLRVVPALTFSYDNSLVEGMRMSNLVTNVVRNDSERRAITGEDRED
- the truB gene encoding tRNA pseudouridine(55) synthase TruB produces the protein MSRPRRRGRDVHGVLLLDKPQGASSNDVLQKVKRIFNANRAGHTGALDPLATGMLPICLGEATKFSQYLLDSDKRYRVIARLGQRTDTSDADGNVIEERAIGFSATELEQALESFRGTTQQVPSMYSALKYQGRKLYEYARQGLTVPREAREITVYELQFIRWEGDELELEIHCSKGTYIRTIIDDLGEKLGCGAHVIYLRRLQVATYPIERMVTLEQLATLVEQAQAQELSPSLSLDSLLMPMESPVIAFPEVNLIPVVASYLKQGQPVQAAGAPRAGMVRITEGDEHKFIGMGEIDSDGRVAPRRLVVEYPA
- the rpsO gene encoding 30S ribosomal protein S15, translating into MSLSVEAKAKIVADFGRDANDSGSTEVQVALLTAQINHLQGHFAEHKKDHHSRRGLLRMVSQRRKLLDYLKRKDVARYTSLIERLGLRR
- the pnp gene encoding polyribonucleotide nucleotidyltransferase; protein product: MLNPIVRKFQYGQNTVTLETGMMARQATAAVMVSMDDTAVFVTVVGAKNAKPGQNFFPLTVNYQERTYAAGRFPGGFFRREGRPSEGETLISRLIDRPIRPLFPEGFLNEVQVIATVVSVNPQVNPDIVAMIGASAALSLSGIPFNGPIGAARVGYLNDQYVLNPTTDELKESRLDLVVAGTEGAVLMVESEADLLSEDQMLGAVVFGHDQQQVVIENINALVAEAGKPKWEWHAPEVNVALEQRVQALSEARLGDAYRITEKQERYAQVDAIKDDVVAALQAEDETLDASEILEILGNIEKNVVRSRVLAGEPRIDGREKDMIRGLDIRTGVLPRTHGSALFTRGETQALVTATLGTERDAQTIDELTGERTDRFLLHYNFPPYSVGETGMVGSPKRREIGHGRLAKRGVLAVMPKASEFPYTVRVVSEITESNGSSSMASVCGASLALMDAGVPIKSAVAGIAMGLVKEGDNFVVLSDILGDEDHLGDMDFKVAGSREGITALQMDIKIEGITREIMQVALNQAKGARLHILGVMEQAISIPRGDISEFAPRIHTLKISTDKIKDVIGKGGSVIRALTEETGTTIEIEDDGTVKIASTDGEKAKHAIRRIEEITAEIEVGRVYQGKVTRIVDFGAFVAIGGGKEGLVHISQIADKRVEKVTDYLQMGQEVSVKVMEVDRQGRVRLSIKEATVQTQDAAAAASGE
- the nlpI gene encoding lipoprotein NlpI; amino-acid sequence: MKPFLRWCYVATALMLAGCSNTDWRKDAVLAIPLQPTLQQEVILARMEQILASRALTDDERAQLLYERGVLYDSIGLRALARNDFSQALTIRPDIPEVFNYLGIYFTQAGNFDAAYEAFDSVLELDPTYNYARLNRGIALYYGGRYLLAQDDLLAFYRDDPNDPFRSLWLYLVEREINPDAAVKALNKRYHDAKKGPWGWNIVEFYLDSISEKTLMQRLQEEATDNTSLAEHLSETDFYLGKHYLSLGDKDTALALFKLTVANNVHNFVEHRYALLELALLGQEQDDLSGSDQQ
- the yrbN gene encoding protein YrbN, which codes for MTENFHDELCRLAAMFNEARVHD
- a CDS encoding DEAD/DEAH family ATP-dependent RNA helicase, whose translation is MTDLLTSFSDLGLSAPIINALTDLGYEKPSPIQAECIPHLLNGRDVLGMAQTGSGKTAAFALPLLNNLKPELKAPQMLVLAPTRELAVQVAEACNDFAKHMHGVNVVALYGGQRYDVQLRALRGGAQIVVGTPGRLLDHLKRGTLDLSHLSGLVLDEADEMLRMGFIEDVENIMAQIPAEHQTALFSATMPEAIRRITRRFMRDPQEVRIQSSVTTRPDISQSYWTVQGMRKNEALVRFLEAEDFDAAIIFVRTKNATLEVAEALERSGYNSAALNGDMNQALREQTLERLKDGRLDILIATDVAARGLDVERISLVVNYDIPMDAESYVHRIGRTGRAGRAGRALLFVENRERRLLRNVERTMKLTIPEVELPNAELLGQRRLAKFAAKVQQQLESSDLDMYRALLTKLQPQEELDIETLAAALLKMAQGERPLILPPDPVFRPRREFRERDDSRGERRRDPREARDGERPQRRERRDAGEMELYRIEVGRDDGVEVRHIVGAIANEGDISSRYIGNIKLFASHSTIELPKGMPGDLLSHFTRTRILNKPMNMQLLGDAVQHQERRERSDSRGGRSFSGGERREGGRRSFGGQGDARREGQRAPRRRPADVGQ